One stretch of Mus pahari chromosome 15, PAHARI_EIJ_v1.1, whole genome shotgun sequence DNA includes these proteins:
- the Cep76 gene encoding centrosomal protein of 76 kDa has product MSLPPEKASELKQLIHQQLSKMDVHGRIREILAETIREELAPDQQHLSTEDLIKALRRRGIIDDVMKELNFVTDSVDQELPSPKQTVGFDKQSTLKKTNVDPTRRYLYLQVLGGKAFLEHLQEPEPLPGQICSTFTLCLHYRNQRFRSKPVPCACEPDFHDGFLLEVHRESLGTESKVSVGILNIKLEMYPPLSQTLSQEVVNTQLALERQKTAEKERLFLVYAKQWWREYLQIRPSHNSRLVKIFAQDENGINRPVCSYVKPLRAGRLLDTPRQAARFVNVLGYERAPVIGGGGKQEQWCTLLAFLCRNKGDCEDHANLLCSLLLGYGLEAFVCVGTKAKGAPHAWVMTCGTDGTIMFWESLTGHRYIHKPTNPDGPPLAEQPKPLYPYRTIGCVFNHQMFLGNCQPSDAVETCIFDLNDESKWKPMSEEAIKSVCAPGATTSLPPFPPLCASTIDASVTSNEIEMQLRLLVSEHRKDLGLTTVWEDQLSYLLSPALASYEFERTTSISAGNEEFQDAIRRAVPDGHTFKGFPIHFVYRNARRAFATCLRSPFCEEIICCRGDQVRLAVRVRVFTYPESACAVWIMFACKYRSVL; this is encoded by the exons ATGTCGCTGCCTCCGGAGAAAGCCTCGGAGCTGAAGCAGCTCATCCACCAGCAGCTGAGCAAG ATGGATGTCCATGGCAGAATAAGAGAAATTCTTGCAGAGACAATACGAGAAGAATTAGCACCGGATCAACAACATTTATCAACAGAAGATCTGATCAAAGCTCTAAGACGTCGAGGAATCATTGATGATGTAATGAAAGAACTTAATTTTGTGACT GATAGTGTTGATCAAGAGCTCCCTTCTCCAAAGCAAACTGTTGGTTTTGATAAGCAGTcgacattaaaaaaaa CTAATGTTGATCCAACACGGAGGTATCTTTACCTTCAGGTTCTGGGTGGAAAAGCTTTCTTGGAACAtctgcaagaacctgagccttTGCCTGGACAGATTTGCTCAACTTTCACTTTGTGTTTACACTATCGGAACCAACGTTTTCGCTCCAAACCTGTACCCTGCGCTTGTGAGCCAGATTTCCATGACGGCTTTTTGCTTGAAGTTCACAGAGAAAGTTTAG gcACAGAATCAAAAGTTTCCGTgggaattttaaatataaaacttgaaatgTACCCACCACTCAGCCAAACGCTATCTCAGGAAGTAGTGAACACACAG ctTGCCTTGGAACGTCAGAAAACTGCAGAGAAAGAGCGATTATTTCTAGTTTATGCTAAGCAGTGGTGGAGAGAGTATTTGCAAATTCGACCCTCTCACAACTCAAGGCTGGTCAAGATTTTTGCCCAG gaTGAGAATGGGATAAATAGACCAGTCTGTTCCTATGTTAAGCCACTTCGAGCTGGACGACTTCTGGATACTCCGAGGCAAGCGGCTCGATTTGTTAATGTCCTTGGTTATGAACGAGCCCCTGTTATTGGAGGAGGTGGCAAGCAGGAACAGTGGTGCACCCTGCTGGCCTTTCTCTGTAGAAACAAG GGTGATTGTGAGGACCACGCTAACCTGCTGTGCAGCCTTCTTCTTGGCTATGGACTGGAGGCCTTTGTCTGTGTGGGGACTAAGGCCAAGGGGGCGCCGCATGCCTGGGTGATGACCTGTGGGACTGATGGCACCATCATGTTTTGGGAGAGTTTAACAGGGCACAG GTACATCCACAAGCCTACTAATCCCGATGGACCTCCACTTGCTGAACAGCCCAAACCACTGTACCCCTATCGAACAATCGGTTGTGTTTTCAATCATCAGATGTTCCTGGGAAACTGTCAGCCCTCGGATGCAGTAGAGACCTGCATATTTGATTTGAATGATGAGTCCAAGTGGAAACCTATGAGCGAAGAAGCGATTAAGTCTGTGTGTGCTCCAGGTGCCActacatccctccctcccttcccacctctgtgTGCATCCACGATCGACGCCTCAGTCACAAGCAATGAGATCGAGATGCAGCTGAGGCTTCTGGTGTCTGAACACAGAAAG GACCTTGGCCTCACTACTGTCTGGGAAGACCAGCTCTCCTATCTTTTGTCACCAGCTCTGGCCTCGTATGAGTTTGAGCGAACAACAAGCATATCTGCAGGCAATGAAGAGTTTCAGGATGCCATAAGGAGGGCTGTGCCTGACGGGCACACATTTAAAGGCTTCCCCATACATTTTGTGTATAGAAATGCCAGGCGTGCATTTGCCACTTGTCTTCG gtCTCCTTTTTGTGAAGAAATAATCTGTTGTCGTGGAGACCAGGTGCGACTGGCAGTTCGCGTTCGAGTGTTTACCTACCCTGAGTCTGCATGTGCTGTTTGGATCATGTTTGCTTGTAAATATCGCTCAGTATTATAG